The following proteins are encoded in a genomic region of Zea mays cultivar B73 chromosome 9, Zm-B73-REFERENCE-NAM-5.0, whole genome shotgun sequence:
- the LOC100285860 gene encoding trehalose-phosphate phosphatase isoform X1 produces MDLKTGLNSPVIADHLPTLALPAAVMTFTTPTSFPSPGLCLNTTKKIPLPGKIEEVRAAGWLDLMKASSPTRKRQIKDVICDAQSDLDLQYCNWTVNYPSALISFEAISDLAGSKRLALFLDYDGTLSPIVDNPENALMSDEMRAAVRHAASLFPTAIISGRSRDKVFDFVKLNELYYAGSHGMDIMGPVRKTTDSNGVECIRSTDVHGKEVNLFQPASEFLPMITEVYEKLGESVKDIDGARMEDNKFCVSVHYRNVAEDIPTLASQDYKKVFHRVTAVLEGYPCLRLTHGRKVFEVRPVIDWNKGKAVEFLLESLGLSESEDVLPIYVGDDRTDEDAFKVLKASNRGFGILVSSIPKESDAFYSLRDPAEVMEFLRMLAAWKEQST; encoded by the exons ATGGATTTGAAGACAGGCCTCAATTCACCTGTTATTGCTGACCATCTCCCTACGTTAGCATTGCCTGCTGCTGTCATGACTTTCACAACACCTACTAGCTTTCCCTCTCCGGGGCTTTGCTTGAACACTACAAAGAAGATACCTCTGCCTGGTAAGATTGAAGAAGTTCGTGCTGCTGGATGGCTTGATCTCATGAAGGCCTCATCACCTACCCGCAAAAGGCAGATCAAGGATGTCATCTGTGATGCTCAATCTGATCTTGATTTGCAATACTGCAACTGGACA GTGAACTATCCTTCTGCTTTGATCTCATTTGAGGCAATTAGTGATCTTGCTGGGAGTAAAAGGTTGGCATTGTTTCTTGACTATGACGGAACACTTTCACCGATTGTGGACAATCCTGAAAATGCATTAATGTCTGATGAG ATGCGTGCTGCAGTGAGGCATGCGGCATCACTTTTCCCAACTGCAATCATTAGCGGAAGATCTCGTGATAAG GTTTTTGACTTTGTGAAGCTAAATGAATTGTACTACGCTGGAAGCCATGGAATGGACATAATGGGCCCTGTTAGGAAGACTACTGACTCCAATGGCGTGGAATGTATTCGGTCAACTGATGTGCAT GGTAAAGAAGTCAACCTGTTCCAACCTGCTAGTGAGTTTTTACCTATGATCACTGAG GTGTATGAAAAACTTGGTGAGAGTGTTAAGGACATTGATGGTGCAAGGATGGAAGACAACAAGTTCTGTGTATCTGTGCATTACCGTAATGTGGCGGAAGAT ATTCCTACTCTTGCATCTCAGGACTATAAAAAGGTTTTCCATCGTGTAACTGCTGTTTTGGAAGGTTACCCTTGCCTAAGACTAACCCATGGGAGGAAG GTTTTTGAGGTCCGTCCTGTTATTGATTGGAACAAAGGTAAAGCTGTGGAGTTTTTACTTGAATCGCTTGGGCTCAGCGAGAGTGAAGATGTTCTCCCTATCTATGTTGGAGATGACAGAACAGATGAAGATGCATTCAAA GTTCTGAAGGCAAGCAACCGTGGCTTTGGAATATTGGTGTCGTCTATACCCAAAGAGAGTGACGCCTTCTACTCCTTGAGGGATCCAGCTGAG GTGATGGAATTTCTGAGAATGTTGGCAGCATGGAAGGAGCAGTCCACCTGA
- the LOC100285860 gene encoding trehalose-phosphate phosphatase, which produces MDLKTGLNSPVIADHLPTLALPAAVMTFTTPTSFPSPGLCLNTTKKIPLPGKIEEVRAAGWLDLMKASSPTRKRQIKDVICDAQSDLDLQYCNWTVNYPSALISFEAISDLAGSKRLALFLDYDGTLSPIVDNPENALMSDEMRAAVRHAASLFPTAIISGRSRDKVFDFVKLNELYYAGSHGMDIMGPVRKTTDSNGVECIRSTDVHGKEVNLFQPASEFLPMITEVYEKLGESVKDIDGARMEDNKFCVSVHYRNVAEDDYKKVFHRVTAVLEGYPCLRLTHGRKVFEVRPVIDWNKGKAVEFLLESLGLSESEDVLPIYVGDDRTDEDAFKVLKASNRGFGILVSSIPKESDAFYSLRDPAEVMEFLRMLAAWKEQST; this is translated from the exons ATGGATTTGAAGACAGGCCTCAATTCACCTGTTATTGCTGACCATCTCCCTACGTTAGCATTGCCTGCTGCTGTCATGACTTTCACAACACCTACTAGCTTTCCCTCTCCGGGGCTTTGCTTGAACACTACAAAGAAGATACCTCTGCCTGGTAAGATTGAAGAAGTTCGTGCTGCTGGATGGCTTGATCTCATGAAGGCCTCATCACCTACCCGCAAAAGGCAGATCAAGGATGTCATCTGTGATGCTCAATCTGATCTTGATTTGCAATACTGCAACTGGACA GTGAACTATCCTTCTGCTTTGATCTCATTTGAGGCAATTAGTGATCTTGCTGGGAGTAAAAGGTTGGCATTGTTTCTTGACTATGACGGAACACTTTCACCGATTGTGGACAATCCTGAAAATGCATTAATGTCTGATGAG ATGCGTGCTGCAGTGAGGCATGCGGCATCACTTTTCCCAACTGCAATCATTAGCGGAAGATCTCGTGATAAG GTTTTTGACTTTGTGAAGCTAAATGAATTGTACTACGCTGGAAGCCATGGAATGGACATAATGGGCCCTGTTAGGAAGACTACTGACTCCAATGGCGTGGAATGTATTCGGTCAACTGATGTGCAT GGTAAAGAAGTCAACCTGTTCCAACCTGCTAGTGAGTTTTTACCTATGATCACTGAG GTGTATGAAAAACTTGGTGAGAGTGTTAAGGACATTGATGGTGCAAGGATGGAAGACAACAAGTTCTGTGTATCTGTGCATTACCGTAATGTGGCGGAAGAT GACTATAAAAAGGTTTTCCATCGTGTAACTGCTGTTTTGGAAGGTTACCCTTGCCTAAGACTAACCCATGGGAGGAAG GTTTTTGAGGTCCGTCCTGTTATTGATTGGAACAAAGGTAAAGCTGTGGAGTTTTTACTTGAATCGCTTGGGCTCAGCGAGAGTGAAGATGTTCTCCCTATCTATGTTGGAGATGACAGAACAGATGAAGATGCATTCAAA GTTCTGAAGGCAAGCAACCGTGGCTTTGGAATATTGGTGTCGTCTATACCCAAAGAGAGTGACGCCTTCTACTCCTTGAGGGATCCAGCTGAG GTGATGGAATTTCTGAGAATGTTGGCAGCATGGAAGGAGCAGTCCACCTGA